From the Candidozyma auris chromosome 2, complete sequence genome, the window TCGACATCATGAAACGACAAACCCGGCTGAACCGTGAAGAAAGCCATTTGATTGAATTGAGGAACAAGTTTCACTTGATGATCTGTCTCTGGGACATTAGGCACCACCGCTGGAAAGAGGCGCAAACCACCTCCATAGTGCAGTTTCCAGGTGAACTTCGGATCAGGCATGTATAAGATGAAACTCACTCTTCTAGAACCAATAACGTCGTCATGAGTTAATAGGTGACAACCCTTGGTGTACGTATTAATCGACATATCAGTCTTCACACCACTTAGTTTACCACAACCCGTGACATTGGAGATGAAGTCTCTGAACTCCTCTGAGTAAATTGCAGCTCTTAATTTGTACAACGAGGGTAGCCTAGACAAATCGTTCCAGTCTAACCCGGACAAGTTTGCCAAGTCTCCAGATTGGAATACCTTGTATATAtctgtttctttctttgtgAAGGCTATTTCTCCAAGTATTTCTGTCCTCACCGAGCGCAACAACTCGTCATTGATGAGCTCCGTGACCGTGCCCCATCTAAATGGCTGAGATTGGGAGATATCGAGTCTCAAGTTTTCTTGAAACTCCTTTTCGAAGATTTTGTTATTCAAGAAACTCACAATCTCATCGTGAGAGAAAGAATTATTGAGTTTTTTGACAACTGTTGTTTCAGTTTCCTCAGCAGGCCGTTTTTCTACTGCCATGGTTGTAAAAGTTGATAGTCAAGTTTTCAATCACTCCAACATAGTACCAGGGCATCGAAGACGAGGGCGGCCCATGCAGTCCAGATGGCATGATGAGATCGAACTGATAAAGGGCCAGGCGGGGGATAATTAATGATGAGAGAGTCATTGGGTGACTTTTGCTTCTCTGTAATGAATCATGTTTTTTCTAATGTGAATATATGGAATTTAATTTCTCTATCGATTTTCCATACCAATGTGCATTTTGCATTAGGATTGTATTTTGACGCAATATTTGCTAAAAGGATATCGTGAGCACTACTCTTAGTTACGCATAGAAAGATATTTATAATTAtaaatgaaaaaaaagaagatattttttttttggcctTTGTATGTTATCGAACTTCGTGAACCACTTTTTCTCAGGACAACTTGACAGCTCGTTGATTATATGTGGTCAATGTTAGTTCAAAATGCTCCCTTGCCCATGGTAGggcgacaatgtcgtgaTTGCCTCAGCATCGAGTTGTAATGAGCTAGAGGGTACAATGAGATGTAAGAGCTGGACAGTAAGTACAAACGGTTGAGTGAAGCTTTCAGGTCTGTTGAATTTGCTATAtcatatatatatgtatGAAGATAGCTCGGAGTTTCATCGAACAACTTTCGCAGCAGGGCATTTGAAGGTCGCAAGCTGTGGGAAGGTGGAATTGCAGATGTATAGATTGATAAAAATTGTCTCAATTCTAATTCGAATTATCACTTGGGAAGCTCAATTTCGTGGTCACCTTCTATTTAATAATCAAGAAATGGGGCTCTGTCGATTTGTACTGAGCTTTTCGTTGATTAGTCGCAATGAGTGTCAATGCAACTACCGATTTAATATCGTTCACCAcggtttttttttaaatttttCAGTTTTAGAATTGCTCGTTTTGACCAAACTTATTGAAGTCTAGAAGGTAACCTCAGTTGCACGAaaacggttgcaaatctCAGTGTGCGCCTACATAAGTCAGTTCGCAGCGATGGGCAGATTTGCAGCCGTAAACATGGCTTACTGGTCTAGCATAGAGTTGAAACACAAAATCACATAGTCTCCTTTAACTTGTGCTAAAGGAGGTTAGATTTCCTATTTTTATTCAAAAGTCTGAGTGTGGAAGGCATTCCTTAATCTTCAATCCATACTCACGTGAACGCATCTAATCAGTTATTTGCAGGACGTGAATCATCCGACACAGGACACACAGGTGCTTGACTCATTTAATAAAAATTTCATATAACCACCACTGGTGTCTAAAATCTGGTAATACAGAGAGTTTTAGGAAAAGTTTAGATGGGCTCCTCCTTACCTTCTTCAGCTGCCAGCTCGTACAACTCTGTACTTGACTTCAAATCCATTCCTCTGGGCGGCTGGATCGTTCAGAAATTTGGCGGTACATCGGTTGGAAAATTTCCAGAAAACATTGTGGAAAACATCGTGAAAGAGTATAGCAAACATAATCGTGTCGCTGTTGTTTGCTCTGCAAGATCGTCCAACACAAAAAGCGAGGGTACCACATCGAGGCTCCTCAGAGCTGCCGATTTGGCTACTGATATGGGAGACTACGAGAGTCTATTGAAGGTGATTGAAGACGATCATGCTAACAATGCAAAGGAGCAAATAAAGGATAAGAAAATTCAAGAtgagttggtggaggccTCTAGAGCTGAAGTTGCTAGGGCCAAGGAGCTTTTGCATGCATCTCAGATCATTGGGGAAATCAGCCCTAGAACCTTGGACAGTCTTATGTCAGTAGGCGAAAAGTTGTCTTGTCTCTTTATAGCAGCATTGATGAGGGACCGTGGCCTCAATTCCGTCTATGTGGACTTGTCTCATATCATTCCAGTTGACTACGACATGACGAAAGGGTTCGACGATTCTTTCTACCAGTATTTGGTAAATGAATTGGGCAAGATCGCCTTGTCTGTTTCAGAGGATGCAATTCCTGTTTTTACAGGTTACTTTGGTGTTGTTCCCGGTGGCCTTCTAAATGGTGTAGGTCGTGGATACACTGATTTGTGTGCTGCATTGATTGCCGTTGGTGTTCTGGCCGACGAACTTCAAATATGGAAAGAGGTTGATGGTATTTTCACCGCTGATCCAAGAAAGGTACCAAGAGCCAGACTTCTTGACTCTGTCACCCCCGATGAGGCCGCTGAATTAACATACTACGGTTCAGAAGTTATTCATCCTTTTACTATGGAGCAAGTGATCAAAGCAAAAATCCCCATCAGAATCaagaatgtggagaagccATTTGGAAAGGGTACTATAATATATCCTGACAATATaggaagaagaggcgaAGCTACACCTCCCCACCCTCCAGCTGCTTATGAGACTTTACCAAGTTCCTATATTCAATCCCAGAAAAGGAGGTCTGCAACGGCTATTACTGCCAAGCAAAACATAGTCGTTATCAACGTACAttcaaacaagaagaccCTATCTCACGGTTTCTTGGCTCACATCTTCACCACGCTAGATAAATATAGATTGGTGGTAGATTTGATCTCGACTTCGGAAGTTCATGTTTCAATGGCCATGCAAATTctgaatgaagaagagcacaaTCTTAAAGAAGCGTTGAAGGACTTGAGAAAAATGGGTACAGTTGACGTGACCAGAGATATGACTATCGTGTCTCTCGTGGGCAAACAAATGGTTAACTTCATTGGTATTGCTGGTAACATGTTTAAAGTGCTTGCTGACGAACGTATCAATATCGAGATGATCAGTCAGGGTGCCAATGAAATCAACATTTCTGCTGTGATAAATGCTAAGGATACCATTAGAGCATTGCAGTCTATTCATGCCAAGTTGCTCGAGGGAAACTTTGGGTTTGACGAGAGTGAATCAGCTACTGACATCAGATTATCCGCCTTGAAAGCTCAGAGCTAGACAGTATTCCTAGAACTTAATACTATCAAAAAATTACAACTCATATAGAGTCAACAGAAACTATACATAGACAACAAGACTCGAATTCTAGATATCGAAATCACCAGACTCGGAATTGCGCTGACCGGAGTTCTTTGACTGTaagtttttgttttcttcgatTAACGATTCAAACTCACCCACCATATTTCCGAACAATTCGCTTGCTAACTTGTGGTATGCCATTTGtgccttgatcaattccaaaagctcctcgagAGGCTTGGCGTGCTCTAACACGTTTTGCATCACACTGATGCCATCTTCCACTGTATTGGCAAACTCATCTTCGGCATTCTCCATGGCAACTCTGAGTTGAGGCTCCTTCGATGGGTTAGTGCAGCTGCTCAAAGCCTGTCTAGCTAAGTCGTAGTCTATTCTCTTCTGCtccactttcttctgaaTGCTAGAGCTTTGCGAAAGCAACGATCTCAATGTTTGGCTCAAGGgcttgttgaacttggccttgatcaactgGTCCTGACCGATTCTGGCATTGGCAATTTTGGTTAAGTTGCTAGAGTACAAGTCTAACGCCTTCACCAAGGGGTCCTGGTTCTTGTCTGCCGAAGACGTCAACACCGATCCATCGGTAGCACGTGCAAGCGCATGGTACAAGGTCTTTGGTGGTTTAAATTCACCAGTGTTGGAATTGATCAACGCCGCCTGAGCCTCGGCGGGCGTGGTGGCCTTGGACAAGTTCGATACTCTGTCAGTGATGTTTTTACTGAACTCAGTGAACGACTCCTGTAAATTGGTTGGGTAGTCGTACGATTCATTCTCGTAATTCTGCGTAACCTTCAACACATTTTTGTacaacttctccacattGTTACATTTTTGTGCCAATGCACGGTACTCCTCTGGCAATTGACTGATTTCGTCCACATTGACCTTTCCCATTCTCTCTTGCACCATTCTCGAGGTTCTTTGGGCGAAGGGCATGATCTCATTGTTGAACTCGGAGGTGACCTTGTCACCAAGGtctttcaagttgttggtAAAGCTGGCAAAGTTGAACGACATGAGAATTCTTGTTGGGAAGTTTCTTCTTAAGGTGATATCGAGGATCACTGCGTGTGTCCTTTTTCTCTTAGACGTCACTACACTCTACTCAAGGGGTCGCGTATGCACTCT encodes:
- the HOM3 gene encoding aspartate kinase: MGSSLPSSAASSYNSVLDFKSIPSGGWIVQKFGGTSVGKFPENIVENIVKEYSKHNRVAVVCSARSSNTKSEGTTSRLLRAADLATDMGDYESLLKVIEDDHANNAKEQIKDKKIQDELVEASRAEVARAKELLHASQIIGEISPRTLDSLMSVGEKLSCLFIAALMRDRGLNSVYVDLSHIIPVDYDMTKGFDDSFYQYLVNELGKIALSVSEDAIPVFTGYFGVVPGGLLNGVGRGYTDLCAALIAVGVSADELQIWKEVDGIFTADPRKVPRARLLDSVTPDEAAELTYYGSEVIHPFTMEQVIKAKIPIRIKNVEKPFGKGTIIYPDNIGRRGEATPPHPPAAYETLPSSYIQSQKRRSATAITAKQNIVVINVHSNKKTLSHGFLAHIFTTLDKYRLVVDLISTSEVHVSMAMQISNEEEHNLKEALKDLRKMGTVDVTRDMTIVSLVGKQMVNFIGIAGNMFKVLADERINIEMISQGANEINISAVINAKDTIRALQSIHAKLLEGNFGFDESESATDIRLSALKAQS
- the GVP36 gene encoding Gvp36p → MSFNFASFTNNLKDLGDKVTSEFNNEIMPFAQRTSRMVQERMGKVNVDEISQLPEEYRALAQKCNNVEKLYKNVLKVTQNYENESYDYPTNLQESFTEFSKNITDRVSNLSKATTPAEAQAALINSNTGEFKPPKTLYHALARATDGSVLTSSADKNQDPLVKALDLYSSNLTKIANARIGQDQLIKAKFNKPLSQTLRSLLSQSSSIQKKVEQKRIDYDLARQALSSCTNPSKEPQLRVAMENAEDEFANTVEDGISVMQNVLEHAKPLEELLELIKAQMAYHKLASELFGNMVGEFESLIEENKNLQSKNSGQRNSESGDFDI